The Nicotiana tomentosiformis chromosome 2, ASM39032v3, whole genome shotgun sequence genome includes the window gtatgtggtgtgttcttcttcctctccGAAATTCCAAtaaaaactttctctcttaatacatctttgatacatatcaacaagtttatgtaaaaagatactagtatttataacttaaataaaaATTTCATACAATGACTCATACAGTATACAActaattttcaactttcatataTCATTCAAAAACGTACAACTACAAATAAAATACAACCAAATATAGTTTTCATACAAATTTCGCACACCTATTATACaactttaatataattttatatatctgttgtatgtcatgtcttcttcttcttctttaaaaaTCCAGCCAAAATTAAATCTAAACTTCACCAAATACCTTCAAAATCGGGATATAAACTCCATAGAATATTTTCAATCATTTGCAATAACACCTAATCCAAACAAatcatattttttgaaaatttgaattcgtatacaaagcttcaaagctttttaatggatgtcaatggtggagagtcagacaccttcaaaatttattgattgacaatttcaattcgtACAATCGAGccaaatataattaatatttatctGATGCTAGCCCGCCGTCGGAATGCCAACAAGAAAAGAGGAAGCCCAGAAAAGCTCCAAACTCCTGCCATGGGAAAATTAATCCCTTTTTCGCCATTGTTAGAGAAACTTATGAGCTATGGAAGAAAGAAAACTTGTACAATCAGNNNNNNNNNNNNNNNNNNNNNNNNNNNNNNNNNNNNNNNNNNNNNNNNNNNNNNNNNNNNNNNNNNNNNNNNNNNNNNNNNNNNNNNNNNNNNNNNNNNNNNNNNNNNNNNNNNNNNNNNNNNNNNNNNNNNNNNNNNNNNNNNNNNNNNNNNNNNNNNNNNNNNNNNNNNNNNNNNNNNNNNNNNNNNNNNNNNNNNNNtatcacatatgtatcatatttgtatcaactgtgtatcacatgtatatccacgCTATTGTCAGGGCCATCATCAAGAATCAGAATATTGTAGCGCaactccaaaaataaaaaaaatatttacgctAATAGTTAATTTAGCATGTGTAGTCAAATTAGTTACTTATAGATTGCCATTATTAGTCACTATTATTGCTACAATATTCAAGTATCTCAGTTTAAAACAAACATGAATCAGTGCACATGAGTCAAATTTGCAATtcattctctatttttctttctttaacaAATCGAGTAAGAAAAGAATAATATATGgtacaacatcatacaaattaaaaataaatttcgtacaaatttaatacaaTTCTGATATacctacaacaacatacatactaaaaaaaatcatacaactaattatacaatatacaacttatttataactcatctacaactttcatacatcattCTTACCCAATTAagtacaactacaatatcatacaacttagatattgtcacgacccaaaatccagaggcggacccaggatttgagCAGGATGGGGGCACCATTATCTTAAACATGCCAATTACTAGTGATAAAGTTCGGCGCAACTCTATGAAAACATATATGATAACTTATCAGCAAAATACAAACTTTAATATTATCGAATATCATCAACGTGATTCTAATATAATAAAACTACATCATTCGTTCATATTTGAACTCGACGcactttcatattttgaaaacggTCAATAATAGCATCATTATTTACATTTATAAATACTTTCTTCTCAAAGTAACAAACTAAACAATCATTTAAAAATGTATCACTAATACTACTACATAATTTATCTTTGATATACTTCATGGATGAAAATGCTCTTTCCATTGTTGCAGTCGCGACAGGTAAAATTAGAGTTAACTTTACAAGTAAATAAACAAGTGAATAACTCTCTGCAAGATTTGCCTCAACCAAGGCTTTTGCCAAATCACCAATTCCTTTCAAATCAGAAAACCTAAGGTCACCACGTCGCATGTGCAATATTAAAGTGTCAAGTTGGTGACTAATATCTCGAAGCTTCAATTCGCCAAACTCATCTAGATAATACTTAGCCAATGTCATTATTCTTTGCTTAGCAAATGAATTAACCGGATTCAAGCTAGCCATACGAAGAAGCAAGTTACCACTCACAATATCAAAATGACTGTTAAGCTCCTGAAGCTGCAAATCAATCATAGAATAAAAAAGATCAACACATAAGTGATGTGAATACGTAACAGTAGAAGGTTTACGCTTTGACTTTTCAGGAATATAAAATTATTCCATATTGGATACCACAATATCATGTTTAACACAAAATGAAGAGACTTCATCCATCAATGGCACCCATCCATCTTCTCTCATTACTTGCAACCTTTCCTTTGTGAGGTCAAGAAATACCATGACATTGACAATATCTTACTCTTTCTTCTGCAAAGTTTTACTCAACTCATTCGACATCATCAATACTTTCAACATCAAGTGAAGCAAGAAAACAAAGTCAAATGCATTGATTTTACTCAAAAACGCTTCTGCTTGTAATCTATCATCAGCCTCAGAACCTTCACATTCAACCACCTCAAGCACCTGAATAATAGATGAAAATAAAACAACAAAGTTATCCAACGTTCTACAATGTGATCCCCAACGAGTGTCACCTGGCCTTTGAAACCCTCACACTTGATTTAATCCTTTCCCACTTTGAAGTTCACCACTCTCTAGCAATTTCTCCAATAATTCTGCTTGATGATCGCGAAGTTGATCTCTACGCTTAAAAGATACTCCAATTACATTCAACATGTTAGCAATTATAGCAAAGAAAGTTTCCACCTCCTTATGTTTTTTAGCCACAACTACAAGTGTCAATTGCAATTGATGCGCAAAACAATGAATACAATATGGCGATGGAGtttattctaaaattaaagcTTTAAGACCATTCACCTTTCCTTGTATGTTACTAGCTCCATCATATCCTTGTCCACGTATTTTTTATGGACTTAATGAGTGTTTCAATAGTAAAGAATATATTGCTTCCTTCAATGTCTTTGCAGATGTATCACCAACACGAATAAGATCAATAAATGGCTCGTTCACTTGGCCTTTTTTGTCAACATACCGTAAAGCAAGGGCCATTTGTTCATGGTGTGAAATATCCTTGAACTCATCAATTAATATCCCAAAATAATCCCCTCCCAAGTCATCAATTATAGCTTTTACAGTTTTTTGTGCACAAGCACTAACAATAtccttttgaatttttggtgaagTCATCATATCATTTTTTGGAGCATATTTGAATATAACTCTATCCACATCCGGAAGCCTCTTTTCAAGCCATTCCGATAGTCCTAGAAAAAGGcctttatttttggaagattcactTTCATCATGACCTCGAAAAGACAATCCAAATTCCAAGAGGAACCTTGCAATATCAATTGAGGTATTTAAACAAATTCGGTGATCACTTCTTTGTTTCTCGGATTGCTTGTTAAAAGTAACTTGAATTGACTGAGATAGATTAGACAAGTCTAGCATCTTATTGAAATACTTATGGTGGAGATTATTTACTTCACAACATGTAAAGCAAGTCTTTCCGAAGCTTTCTTCCAAGCCCTAAAGCCAGTTTTTGTGAAAGAGTCACTCGTGCTTCCATGGACATAATCATTCTTGAATAAATAGCAACATAAATATAATGCTACATCTTTCTTCACACTATACTCCAACCATCTAGAGTTTGAATCTTTAAACCAACCCGTACTAAATTGATGCATTTTCTTTCCGAATAAAGTTTTAGGGAATTTGTAATCAACCGGTTGGCAAGGCCCTTATTTAATGTAGTATTTTCTCACTTCATCTCGTATTCTAAGGCTATATTTATCAATAGGTATTCTCTCTCCGgggtcggaatttagtgattCCACATCAAATTCATCGACTAGACGGGAGGAATTCTCTCTAAAACTAAAACTTGGTTGAGAAGAATTAAACCTCGTAAAAAATACGTCAATCTCAAGTTACAAGAACAAGAACTTCCTACAAAACAATGATTCAATTTAATTTAAGAGTCCATCAAGAATAAAAGCAAACTTTCAATAGGGGAATCACACCCCTTCTATCAAGAACAAAACTAAGAGAATATAACAGGGGAATCACTCAATCACACCCCTTCTATCAAGAAAAAAGGAAACACAACATTTAAAATAGAGAAATTACACCCTTTAAAATAGGAACACTTACCAATTTGTGAAATTTTTTATTCTTAAAGTGAAGAGGCTTTTAGTTCAGCAAAACATAATATAATTGATCTTGTCTTGTAATATGCAAACCCTGCAAAAATATTAAAGTTATACTACGACACTTTGTGAATAAACACTTTCCCATATTCAAGTTATAATAAAGGCTTACTGCTTAGTATAGCTACTATGAGAACaagtattaattaaattaaacaaGTTCGAAATTTCACTCTAGTCTATAAAACAAATGCCCTAATTCgaagtttttatttgaaaaaaaatacttcactGAAAAGAATATTTCAAAATAACATTAGCATATAATATTCACATGCCTACAAAATTAATTTGGCATTTACTTTTTGGCTCTAAGACTCTTTACAGAAAGCAAATTTTTGATAccaaattatttttctaagttaATATCTTCCAAAGAAAACAAAACTTATTCAAATAAAATCAAGATTTTATTCAAATAAAATCAAGATTTTACTCAAATAAACTTACTATTTCAGTTGAAGAAGAGCCTCAGACCCAGTAGCCGTCGTCGATTCGGACTGCCGATCGCCGGATTCGAGCTCGAGCAGAAGCGAAATAGGGTTAATTGAAAAAAGGGGTTTGTGTTTTAGCAGAAGGGTGGAGCGGTTTGTTTGGAGAAGAGAGGTGGGTTTTGTTCTTTAATTTGAAAAATGATAAAAGTTAAGACTTTAGGTTATAGGGTTAATTGAAAAAGGGATTTTATTTTTTAGCAAAAGGGTGGAGGGTCTGTTTAGAGAAGAAAGGTGGGTTTTGTTCTTTAATTTGGAAAAGGATAAAAGTTAAGACTTTTGGTTGACTATTGTGTACAACAGTACAAGtattaaataattcaaaaaaaagaagtaaaaaacaGAAGAAGTGCAGGAGTCAAGTTTCGAACTTGGAACCTTCAAGTAACTGAAGTGTTTGAGCAGGCTACAAAACCAACGCGTCTGACTTGCTTTTTTTTTATTGAGGGGGCCTGAAAAATTATTTAAGGGGTCCCCagtgtatatataaatatatataaaatatatttacagTATTTTTCCCGAGGCTAACGGGTTCCGGTGACCCCTAACCCTAAGGTAGGTCCGCCTCtgccaaaatctcaccacaggcgtcgtgatggcccctagtctctaaaattaggtaagccgatttcaattatattttgaagctatttttttttgaaactaacatcggaaataattacaatatacaacctctcaagactggtagtaccgagtcacgaactctaactgaatacatggaatgatcacgaggaccgaatatacaatactgtttgattaaaattaacagtacaatgaaatgaaaagactccaagggactgcgatgaccaagcagttctactttgaatccttacgatcccgctttaactcttctcaagtccgatgtctccaatacctggctctgcacaaaaatgtacagaagtgtagtatgagtacaccacggtcggtacccagtaagtatcaagactaacctcaatggagtagagacgaggtacagtcaagacactcactagtctaataacctgataatatacaaaataatagaaaataaataataataagggcaggataaaaaaaccagtgatatgcacaacagacaacaagaataccattaatatcactcaacaattaataaacacaattacacccaattaaatcaagtccttcaaataaatgtctttcacatataattcttctagataactctctttcaaatataattttttcaaataattatttttcaaatataattctttcaataaatcctttcaaatataatttccccaaataaatatctttaaaatacaattctttcatataatactttctaagtaaaaatccttctaaataaatattttgaatataattctttcaatttaaaagtcaccatgtgataccgcatttcataatcataaaaatacgggtctcggcccttttacatattttcacggcacatcgtgcccataattaaatcatcatatttccccggtacctcgtgccctcatttcatatcataactgcacggacaattcacgtgccaattatcattatcatttcatcacagcacctcatgcccacatttcatatcacaactgcatgaacaatttacgtgccaaatatcctcattatttactcacggcacctcgtgcccacatttcattttataaaccgcctggcaatagccacaggctctcaatttcaacataaatcagattgttatcaatttaccaacaacaagacaaattgcacaaggtataaaataaaacataagaaaatcacaacatcacatgaaaattatcaacaccacaaccccatatcatcacatatcgtccctgacaataaccacccttatcgctcttattgccacccttatcacttctaTATCCACCCTTAtagctccgcccagataataccaatagccacccttatcgctcctattgccatccttatcgctcctatagccccCCTTAttgctctgcccagacaatattccaataaacacaacagtgaaatgccacccttataaccacataatatcaactgtgaaatgctacccttatctccccaaaataacaactcacacaacacaataatttacacggaaaattatcacagcaatataacaaatcaattcatatcacaatttgcccaatggccacaaccaaattctaaagctacaaccaagtcaattaatttcacaacaaatagccaaaagcttcacacaatatgtacaacacccaaaaacaatcaatagagatagaaattactcaacataaagcaatgtcttcattaaattcaaattttcaataattatataaacacctcttcttaagctcatttaattaattatttgcagaggaaaaatccataatgaaattaaattccaataattatcaaaccaacaaattcacggaattacataaataatcaagtaacaatcacatcaaattgtcatataataaCAGATTCagcaacaacaaggatttaggtacgacaattagatgattaaatatataccaacaattacccaatttaccacacaatatgctcaggactttaactcaataaaatttatacatataagccgagtacgtacttgtcacctcgcgtacacggcttttcacattttacaaatggcacataagactcgatgcctaaggggtagagccccactcgaggttaagcaagacacttacctttttgaagttaggccgatattccaaaatagccttcttgcttgaattgacctccggacagctcaaatctatccaaattaattgtataacttcattaaaattcatcggaaataatttccgataataatacgtcgacttaaaattttattccaaaaagtcaacaaaagtcaacgcgggacccgcctctcggaacccgacataattttcatgaaatccgaatacccattctgatacgagttcaaccataccaattttatcgaattccaataacaaatcgacctccaaatcttaaatttaaaccaagagggttttctaaatttttcaatccaattcactaatttagtgataaaaacaataatagattcatgtaatttaaccaaaatcaagttagaaattcttaccccaatatttttcttgaaaaactctcgaacaatcgcctcacccgcgcttccttggtccaaaaatggaagaatgacacgaatttggactttattctgcttcccagggatttgttcttcgcgttcgcgagactcacctcgcgttcgcaatgaacaaattcttcaaaagtcattttcaaactcttctcagacagcctttagtataatactcataactttttgtacaaaactccaaatgatgaatggtttgactttctgaaaactaaactccaagggctataacttttatttgtttttcatcccaattccttatatattatgagatataagcttccaaagtcagccctgtgaaACAAATATTTCCAAagtcttcccggacagcctatagtttatctactataacctttttgtacacagctctaaatgacaaatgatttacctttatgaaaactagatacaaagggctacaacttttattttcggatcatctccaaattccttatagattgcgagatatgagcctctaaagttagacaacgaacaacaaaatttccttcttcgcaaacgcgaagaacaaagtcctaacagcaaaatccttcttcgcgaacgcgagaggcttcTCGTGAATgcaaagaacaacaccagaaccagcaaccggcagcatcaaaacacccaaacttgatccagaaccaccccgaatcaaacccgaggcccggcccccgggaccccgtccaatcgtaccaaccagtcccaatacataacacgaacctgctctaggcctcaaatcacatcaaacaacatcaaagccacgaatcataccccaattcaagcctaatgaactttgaaatttcaaattctatatcttgtgccgaaatacatcaaatcaatctggaatgactttaaattttgcacacaagtcataattgacataacaaagctattccaatttccagaatcggatttcggtcccgatatcaaaaagtcaaccccccggtcaaacttcccaaaaattcatctttcgttatttcaagccaaattcctctatagacctccaaataattttccagacacgctcctaagtccataatcatcatacggagctattgacatcatcaaaattccattccggagtcgtcttcacacaattctgactacggtaaaaatcctaagacttaagcttccgttttggggaccaagtatcccaaatcactcagaatcatccagtaactgaattcaaccacgcacgcaagtcaataaacataataagaagctgctcaaggccttatgccaccagacggggcttaaattcttaaaacgacaagtcgggtcgttacagatacaattttcatacaaattttatacaatatgtcttttgtatatgatttgtatatattttatatgtggtgTATTCTTCTTCCTCTCCGAAATTCCAATCAAAAATTTCTCTCTTAATACAtctttgatacatatcaacaagtttatgtaaaaagatactattatttataacttaaatacaaatttcatacaatgaCTCATACAGTATACAActaattttcaactttcatataTCATTCAAAAAAATTACAACTACAAATAAAATACAACCAAATATAGTTTTCATACTAAGTTCGCACACCTATTATACAACTttaatataattttgtatatctgttgtatgtcatgtcttcttcttcttcttctttgaaaATCCAGCCAAAATCAAATCTAAACTTTACCAAATACCTTCAAAATCGAGATATAAACTCCATAGAATATTTTCAATCGTTTGCAATAACACctaatccaaataaataatattttttgaaaatttgaattcgTATACAAAGCTTCAAAGTTTTTTAATggatgtcaatggtggagagtcacacaccttcaaaatttattgatttacAATTTCAATTCGTACAATCGAGCCAAATATATTAATATTTATCTGATGCTAGCCCGCCATCGGAATGCCAACAAGAAAAGGGGAAGCCCAAAAAAGCTCCAAACTCCAGCCATGGCAAAATTAATCCATTTCTTCTCCATTGTTAGAGAAAATTATAAGttatagaagaaaaacaaaactTGTAGAATCAGTGTACAAAGAGGGTTGATTTAgaagagataaaaataaaaatccttTAGAAAGAACTGTGATTGGGGTTTGTCTAGGTAAGAAAAGTATTGTGAGGGTTTAAAGGGATTTACTAAATTAAAAGGCTACAATCAAGGTGTCACGACCCATGTTTCACATATAGggcatgatggcgcccaacactacagctaggcaagccaacttaataaattaaacatatattgacaaaatttaaaaccaagagaataataaaataccaaattctactaatgtgtgtgccaagccctggtgtcacaagtgtatgagcatctagtagattatacaaaatctcaaatactgtctgaaataaaaatatacagaatgaaaaatacaaggagagacactagtagttgcagaacggctcagaaaggcagctcaccactatgcccctggataacatgGGTGTAAGAAGATAggccccccactagtacttgcctcaggtcctgcacaaaaaagtgcagcaagtatagtgtgagtatgtaaacaacgtgtacccagtaagtatcaagcctaatctcgaagtggtagagacgagatggccgactttgacactcactatgggtcaataataataactaaaatacaactagaatatctaaatcaacatgattcacaaaatttacaataatttatttaaccggcggaaataatcatattccttcaaatgcaataattctcaatatattaattaaattccttaaattcaaataatttccaatttatcaattaatctcatttacaggaataacaattaattccttaacaagcaggaataataattcattaaatttcaaggattgtccaatttatcaattagcttcgcaagcttaaaataactattaaagtatcgtgtaattattattattaagcacgatttctgccgaggacatacggcccgatccagagtgtcatgtatactgacgagggacgtgcggcacgatccatagatgcatctatcctgtcgaggcgttcggcccgctccacaagaaatgaggacattttcttatgtacctctcaaaggagagtatatttattataagataaattcgggaggaagaacaatttcttttaacaattaattaatttaaacagaaaatcaagcatatgagattttcatcctttaatatctttatctgacaattcacaatatattcatatatatatatatatataatatctttatctgacaattcacaatatatttatatatatcaattaatattaattaaacaaagaatacaatgtacacatgtaattcatgctttgagtcctaaactacccggactttagcattaatagtagctacgcacggactctcgacacctcgtacgtagcccccgcaattagcaacaattattcaatttaatccatatggggtaatttccccctcacaagattatacaagagacttacctcgtctcaaagtctactTTTCGATTACCGCAtcacgtaaaattctcgattcgatgccgaaaaatccgaaactatccaaaagttatataaaataattaatatatgctcaataatttgattccggggtcgttttctcaaaatgttgaccgaagtcaaacttgtccatttaaagctaacttaaggagccaagtgttccgatttcaacccatacactttcaaatcccgaaccaaccatcccctcgagttataaattaataaaagcatgttcatggagttttattttagggaacaggtttctaaaagttaaaatgaccggttgggtcattacattctccacatcttaaacaaacgttcgtcctcgaacaagtttAGAATAATAATACCtagagtgctaaataagtgtggatatttgctccgcatgtcctcctcggcctcccaagtcgcttcctcgactggttggcccctccactggacctttactgcagaaattctcttggacctcaactggcgaacttgtttatcaacaatggcaaatggctcttcttcataacccaaactcttatttagctgaactgtgctgaagtctaacacatatgataggtcagcatgatactttcgaagcatagatacatggaaaaccggatgaactcccgatagactgggaggcaatgcaagctcataagcaacctccccaactcgtctcaacacctcaaatgggcctataaaccttgggctcaacttgcccttttcccgaatctcataattcccttcatcggcgaaaccttcaagagaactttttcgcctaccataaatgataaatcacgcactttctaatccgcgtaactcttctgtctggactgtgctgtacaaagttgctcctgaatcaactttacctttttcaaggcatcctttaccaaatcagtaccatataacttagcctcaccgggctcaaaccatccgataggtgaacaacatcgacggccatataaagcctcaaatggagacatctcgatgctggattggtaactgttattataagcaaactcgaccaaaggcaggaaacgatcccactgacctccaaagtcaatcacacatgccctgagcatatcctccaaaatctgaactatccgctctgactgcccgtcggtctgcagatgaaaggctgtgccgagctctacacgggtccctaattcactctgtacgtatctccagaaatgtgaagtaaactgagggcctctatctgatatgatggaaattggcacaccgtgcaaccgaactatctcct containing:
- the LOC104109152 gene encoding uncharacterized protein, giving the protein MLDLSNLSQSIQVTFNKQSEKQRSDHRICLNTSIDIARFLLEFGLSFRGHDESESSKNKGLFLGLSEWLEKRLPDVDRVIFKYAPKNDMMTSPKIQKDIVSACAQKTVKAIIDDLGGDYFGILIDEFKDISHHEQMALALRYVDKKGQVNEPFIDLIRVGDTSAKTLKEAIYSLLLKHSLIVAKKHKEVETFFAIIANMLNVIGVSFKRRDQLRDHQAELLEKLLESGELQSGKGLNQVLEVVECEGSEADDRLQAEAFLSKINAFDFVFLLHLMLKVLMMSNELSKTLQKKE
- the LOC138905021 gene encoding uncharacterized protein, yielding MVFLDLTKERLQVMREDGWVPLMDEVSSFCVKHDIVLQELNSHFDIVSGNLLLRMASLNPVNSFAKQRIMTLAKYYLDEFGELKLRDISHQLDTLILHMRRGDLRFSDLKGIGDLAKALVEANLAESYSLVYLLVKLTLILPVATATMERAFSSMKYIKDKLCSSISDTFLNDCLVCYFEKKVFINVNNDAIIDRFQNMKVRRVQI